The following proteins are co-located in the Primulina tabacum isolate GXHZ01 chromosome 11, ASM2559414v2, whole genome shotgun sequence genome:
- the LOC142518542 gene encoding putative membrane-associated kinase regulator 2, translating into MEAFSLLANHLRGAATTFTEGGDTANTIIAAAVSPYSSDGEDGPYFDLEFALPEDDIDEEEPTEKDQEDDNKSRKPENGGHGSSYGEDSDHEKETTLNSTVTSDGCTEENVTTSDVLLFNGELVPIESSSVLLHDSDQNCKFPVSVLKAAAKFGVVLLKLKKSKPEQTENMSKKEGNHGEMGRKFFAFKFKVEEVKMPFSSLFSKENDSKVKKQGGESKQNGENLESDGVQEDRKSKKHYFKMVKPLYVRISKGYVGKLKFYGQLDIPGAETCSGILPPVIAAEKGKDGNVKVVDAAASGHSKTSPKQWIQMGLLAGKSRPASAAVAAVPMTKMACNRRDDSLLQVQDGIQGAILHCKRSFNDT; encoded by the coding sequence ATGGAAGCTTTCAGTTTACTGGCGAATCACCTGCGTGGCGCAGCCACTACGTTCACGGAAGGCGGCGACACCGCAAATACCATCATCGCCGCCGCCGTCAGTCCATACTCCTCCGATGGAGAAGACGGGCCGTATTTTGATCTGGAATTCGCCCTCCCTGAAGATGATATTGACGAAGAAGAACCAACAGAGAAAGACCAAGAAGATGACAACAAATCTCGAAAACCAGAAAATGGAGGCCATGGATCGTCTTATGGAGAAGACTCGGATCATGAAAAGGAAACAACGCTAAACTCCACAGTCACCAGCGACGGATGTACTGAAGAAAATGTGACCACTTCAGACGTGCTCTTGTTTAATGGAGAATTAGTTCCCATCGAGTCTTCAAGTGTTTTACTGCATGATTCTGATCAAAACTGTAAATTCCCAGTTTCTGTGCTTAAAGCAGCGGCAAAATTTGGTGTGGTCCTCTTGAAGCTGAAGAAATCTAAGCCTGAACAAACAGAGAACATGTCAAAAAAGGAAGGAAATCATGGTGAAATGGGTCGCAAGTTTTTTGCTTTTAAGTTTAAGGTTGAGGAAGTAAAAATGCCCTTCTCATCTCTGTTTAGTAAAGAAAATGATTCTAAAGTAAAAAAGCAAGGAGGAGAGTCGAAACAAAATGGGGAGAATTTAGAGTCAGATGGAGTTCAAGAGGACAGAAAATCAAAGAAACATTACTTTAAAATGGTGAAGCCTTTGTATGTACGTATTTCAAAGGGTTACGTAGGGAAACTGAAGTTTTATGGGCAGCTAGACATACCAGGTGCAGAGACCTGCAGCGGGATTCTGCCTCCAGTTATCGCGGCGGAGAAAGGGAAGGATGGGAATGTGAAGGTTGTGGACGCAGCGGCGTCCGGCCATTCGAAGACCAGTCCAAAGCAATGGATTCAAATGGGGCTTCTGGCCGGCAAGAGCAGGCCGGCGTCGGCAGCCGTGGCGGCGGTTCCAATGACTAAAATGGCTTGCAACCGCCGCGATGACTCGCTGTTGCAGGTGCAGGATGGGATTCAAGGAGCCATTCTTCATTGCAAAAGATCGTTCAATGATACGTAA